The Muntiacus reevesi chromosome 7, mMunRee1.1, whole genome shotgun sequence genome includes a region encoding these proteins:
- the RSL24D1 gene encoding probable ribosome biogenesis protein RLP24 gives MRIEKCYFCSGPIYPGHGMMFVRNDCKVFRFCKSKCHKNFKKKRNPRKVRWTKAFRKAAGKELTVDNSFEFEKRRNEPVKYQRELWNKTIDAMKRVEEIKQKRQAKFIMNRLKKNKELQKVQDVKEVKQNIHLIRAPLAGKGKQLEDKMVQKLQEDVDMEDVS, from the exons ATGCGGATTGAAAAGTGTTATTTCTGTTCGGGTCCTATCTACCCAGGCCACGGCATGATGTTCGTTCGTAACGATTGCAAG gtGTTCAGATTCTGTAAATCCAAGTGCCataaaaacttcaaaaagaaGCGCAATCCTCGCAAGGTCAGATGGACTAAAGCGTTCCGGAAAGCGGCTGGTAAAGAGCTCACGGTG gataattcatttgaatttgaaaaaCGTAGAAATGAACCTGTCAAATACCAGCGAGAACTGTGGAATAAAACCA ttgatGCAATGAAGAGAGTTGAAGAGATCAAACAGAAACGACAAGCTAAATTTATAATGAACAG gttgaagaaaaataaagaactacaGAAAGTTCAGGACGTTAAAGAGGTCAAGCAAAACATCCATCTTATCCGGGCCCCTCTTGCAG gCAAAGGAAAGCAGCTGGAAGACAAAATGGTACAGAAGTTACAAGAGGATGTGGACATGGAGGATGTTTCTTAA